tatatatatatatatatatatatatatatatatatatatatatatatatatatatatatatatatatatatatatatatatatatatatatatatatatatatatatatatatatatatatatatatatatatataaatttatttgaacaaacaaacacatatagtaagtctcttataaaaaattatatgtataccaggatcCGGCGCCTGCGACCCCTAGGACTTTACCCCCGgcatctgcgccccctagggctccaccccctgaaggttacatacaaagtctctttccaaattatatattaggtatatacatattatatatgtatatttatcacgAACGATCCAAAATAACATGTTTATTTGTGGTGAACCACCACAATCTAATCGAGGAAAACCCGCTAACTGTCAActgtaatttttcaaaaacaagTTTTAGCACGTGCACACTCTTTAATCTTTTTCTATGTGTGGtttgatctattttttttacttattttatttttcattgtgaGTTTGGTGGTTTCTCAATATCGAAAATAAttatcacaatttaaaataatatttttatttgtggtgAACGACAACAATCTAATCAAGGAAAACCCACTAACTTTTTTCGTATTGCTGGGTTCTAAAGATCTGCATATAGCTGGGTTAAGACAGGGGTTACCAACCTTGTGCCCGCGGGAGAATATGTGGCCGTGAAGCTATTTCCAATAACGtacttcaaaaatttaaataaaaaaaatcaattgaatcATGGAAATGTAAAGAAAtagaaaataactttttttaaaatcaatattttcctAAAACTTACTTCCTCTATAAGAGTGAATTTCTCTCGTACAGTTTTCACTAGTATTGTCTAAGGAATTCAATCCCGAGCCAAAATTTTGAACTTGGGATTTCGGGATAACAATTAGACGATCCCAGGTTCCCAGGACCAGTCccgaattttgattattttcaatagtTTAAGAATTAacattaataaatttgattacTAGTACAATTTAGTCCATTTGTACaacatttacttttattaatatgtgtgtataatctTAGAAATACAAGGCCCAATagagtttatattataataacctaaaaatgaaatcattttatttatttacttaagaaAAGATAAAAATAGAACACTAAAGAATTTATAtatcatattgaaaataatcttttttatatttatgtgtacatatgtacatatgtatgtatactaggaaggccttacaggtgagTCCCACATGAATCTTCTTGGCCAATTATGAATGCCGATAAACAATTcatatataaacaatttaatggCATAGATAacatatatggaaaaaagaGACATTTCacaaatcaacgaatttgagatGTCGAAAATCTCGGTAAAGATTTAAAAGGCAAATTTGTTCAAACGGAACGAAAAATGAACAATATAAAGCCCATGGCTAAATTTAACTGAAATTGCTAAATCCATAGCAGAACTTCTTCAGGAAATAACATCAAAAAAGATTTTGAAAATTCATAATAACATCATAATAAAATCTCACAGGTGAAAGCATTTTGTAATTGGCATTAAAAAGTATactgttttaaaaaattggcataaataaatttatccgGTTTGCACCCGGCACTATTTATCTCCATCTTGAATGTGTCCAAACTACAATAATAAGATTAGGAACCCCTAGGTTTAGATAACCCCATCCGTCACGATAAACAGTTTATAAAACCAAAGGATACCTCAATCTCACATCACTTCTCGTTGGAATTTTGTCCAATAGGTATGTtcagtttatatttaattatttcgaaTATGTTTAACTtgcaatttcatttaattttagcaAACTACGAAGAAACAAGATGATCGAAGTGAACGCTAAGCCAGATTTTGCAAAGAACCAAACCAAATATTTGTATGATGCCATGGGGGAAAAAAAATTCACTGATGTGATTTTTTCTGTTGGGAAACGCAGGTATctctatttaatattaaaaataacttgTCCTAAAAATGTCAGTTTTGATGAACATCCTTTTGCGATTTCAGTTTCCATGCGCACATTATAGTGCTTGCGGCGTGCAGCGAATTCTTTATAGAAAATAGGACCCGATTAAATCCCGTATTTGCCGGATTCAAATACCCGGTAATCGAtgcgatttttaaatattgctacaCTGGGAAAATAAGTACGACTCGATTTACgtaaattttaatcaatatttatatacccTTTGTGCAATATATATCGTTACATTGTTTTGAAAGGGTTCTAACGGCACCTGTTCTAACTGTTAGTAAGAACTTTTTCAAAGTAAGGtaactttaattattttaaatactatttCAGGTATCGCCGACGAGCATTACGAAAATTTTCTAAGCCTAGCTGATAAACTACAAATCAAAAATGTAGCCCCTCGATACGAGacgataaatgaaataaattgtttGGAAGTCTTGAGTCTCTCAGATGATCCAGTGTCGAAAAAAAAGGCAATGAGTTTGACTTTTGACAACTATAAGACTGTAAGTATTGGCTTTTAATACTATTATGAATCCTTGGATATGtcctattttcattttcatttcagtTGTATAAAACGCCAGGCTTTCTCTCTCTGCCAGACTCTGTCTTGGATGAAATcctgaaatcagataaattgaggGTGTCGGCGGAAGAAGCCTTTGATTCTGTTAAATTGTGGGTGGATTATGATGGAACAAACCGTAGAAGCGAATTGGTACAGCTGCTGGGTTCCATGAAGTTGACTTTGCTCCCATTTGAGGTATTTTTCGAGGATAATGAATGGATGcaacattaatataatacttacactccattgaataatataaaatgtaactcTTTCAGTTTCTCGTCGATAAATTTATGCTCTTCTGTTCTTCTTATCCAGAGTGCATTGAAATTCTTAGACAAACGATGCAAAAATCCTCAGCAAATTgtcaaaattcatttaaaatagagGAAAACGATAAAATAGCGCTTATCGGAGATTTACATTACAACGTAAATTTTcaccaaatatatttaatttaataataagtttaattattcattaaatattataattttagaaaGCAAATTCCATAGATGTTTACGatggaaaaaataatacttGGACCTTAAAAGAAGATTTTAAATTCAACAGAAGCCGCTTTGCATCAGTTCTCATCGACCATTGGATCATGATAATCGGTGGTTTCATGGATCCTAGTGAAAATATCGATTTCAACAGGGATTCTGGATTTAATTTACTTGATTCTTCTCAGGTTGACTACATTGATTTGAAAGACGGCCAACAACATCAATTGAAGCCATTAAATCAAAGCCGATACTTTTTTTCAGCAGTAACATTTTCTCACAATTCTACCACCGATGTGTACGCTATCGGCGGATTGAAAAATCTCGACTCTTTGTCATCAGTAGAGAGGTGATCTTAAAATTAAAGAAAGCTCTCATTGAAACATGTATTTCATTGACAAATTTTATTGACAGATGATTTCGATTAGGTGGAACAGCAATACAAAGAACTGGGACTCCAACGTCGCTCCATTGTTGCAGGCTGTTGATCGGCACAGTGCTTGTGTCATCGGTGATAGAATCTACGTGATAAGTGGGGAAACAAAGAAAAACAGAAAGGACGTTTCCGTAAATAGAACGCAAGTGTACTCAGTAAGATCCAATTCTTGGTCTTATGTCGCACCGATGAAACAAGGAAGATACGGGCATTCGGTGAATatctattaatatttattgatGGGTTTCAATTAAatactatttaaattttgaaaacaaaaatttatggTTGTTTTATTTGATTGTTTAGAGCATCGTTATAAAAGGCAAACTGTATGTCGCAGGTGGGCGTTCATACTATAAACATGAATTATTGAAGAGTGTCGAGTCGTATGATGTAGATGGAAATCTGTGGACAGACTATTGCAACCTACCAGCACCTGACAGTGATAATGCTCTCTGTTTATTTAGAGACAAGTTACTTTTAATaggtgagttttttttaacacttttgtTTGACTGTTTTTTGGAAAATTCGTTTAGTTTTGACTggattttttctttaatatatatttcatattttttttaactttcatacttattaaatacatatttcttttaacTTTCAGGTGGATATACTAACGGAGTTTGGGAATTAGATGTAAGCAACATTActtggaaaaaattaaaaagtctcAGCACAAATAGAGGGACTTGTAATGCATTCGTTATACCCTATGATTCCAAAATTTGATTTCCGACACGatgtatatactatgtacataatatataatgtgCTATTTTTTCTAATGacagtaaataattaaatattattgatatgATTTATAAATCTATATTATTGATGTGTTTGTTTGCTTTTTCAccattaaaatttatacttttcaaataatacaaatcaaccaaaatttgaatacaaacattcaaacatgaaaattttatgaatttaaattcaagATAGTAACGAATGTTtacaaattttgatattttacttggACTGCACCTTATAAGCtcaatttttacttatttttattttttatcgacTAAGCAACGCCAGGCAATTTGAATATCTGTTTGTTTTTTCACTATTCCAGTCTTCATATTGGCGTATTTGTATGTTTCAGTCCAAGTTCTCACTCCAACTATTTCATGAACGTGCTAGTTTGTTAATACACAAACTATTTGTTTTAGTTTTAGTGCTAACAGTCACAAGCTAtccaaatagactcaccaggtttCGCATGAAATTTATTGCCGTTTaaacttttgagctgtcaaatcaataagtatttaaaaggaaatCTCATGGAATCCACATTACAACTTTGTTTATTCCAGTTTCcgctattttaaaaatattgcaacccagggcaagcatacacatacatacattgagatTCAGACAAACTTTTGAAATTACGTAAACTTTTTCCAGGTAATTTgtacatgaacaaactagttattTTGTCAGTTTGTTCTTTTTTTGTACACTATACCTGGCCTGACTGGttcgtgcatgaacaaactagtacgttCATGAACTAGCTAAATGTAGAATTGAACTGAAGTATataaatctcaatattttttttccaattaaataattttctaagaatatactattttttagGTGGCAAAGATGTCGTTACATAAATCACATAATTgctagtttatttattaaaaattctacagatttcattttaatgccaaaaaatattatataagtttaaGCTTACTcgttaaaacttaaaaatagcCTATCAATACTATTGTTcacttattaaatttgaatacattatttgaattatttccttaaattatatatttcatttgaattctGTATAATCATCACTTTACTttacgtgtacatatatttatgtatatattgtatggtAGTACTCAAGCATAATATAACAATTCATGTTCTTGCAAATTATCAATCGTTttcctataatatacatatgcatacaaactgcaaaatattaatttgtcgCGAACAATAACTTCAAAACAACGCCTTGAAAATCGCTCGactgtttaattttataattaaaatgcaaaACGATTAACGAGTAAGTATACTGCCGAATTTTATTTGCGATAATCTCGTTCGATCGTGTGTTTGAAACGGCTCAAATTGGCGCTATTTTGCGAACGCACTTCAGTCGTCCTCGTCAATAAAAACAAGGCAAAGGGTGACTcggttttaaaatacaataagttCATTTTACGACTCGGACGTACGTTTTTCgtcgaattaatttaatttggtttaattaaaattttcctcACAGATTGAGCGCACACAAGCGATTCTCGCGCTCGTCGTAAAAATGCTTTAATTAAAACACCCTTACTGGTGTATAAGAGACGAAGAAGTAAGCAGAAGAGCAATAAAGCATTCATCTGTAGTAAAATTGATAAGAAAGTCTGTATTGTGTGAcgagaataataatatgtaataacatTCGTTTGAGTTACATACAATACGGTACCTACGTATGTAAGAAGAGTATTCTTATTGTTTTACAGATTGACTTAATTCGTTTTAACTTGTTAATACGTAAttacatttgtataattttttataatatatatattctaatcttacatataaaacactaaagttttttCGTATATTTGTTCGCTACGACaacccgtatgtatgtatgtatgtatatatacatatatgtttgtatatacctacgtatttttcgtcaatttaagtaatagtcgacagtctattgctctgacgtcatcgaacaaataattcgcttttttccaattcaaaggattcgaagttcccgggggcgtaggcgccgagggcaaagccctagggcttcgccccctagggggtgcagacgccgagggcggaccccgggggtgtacatataatttcttataagagacttactatatacatatgtttgtttgttcgtgacagtcaatttaataaaaaaagcaatagagtattcaaataaatttatataaaataaaactattcaaataaatttaataaaatgtttactattagattagtcatttttaagtggtttatattacaaataccgagcgaagccgggtaataaagctagtatattataaatcgaaatgaaatttattcacatatgtaagtgtatatAAAGTTAGTTATAGTCGAtcagtaaattttatattatattgttacgtacgccgcggattaagcgaatagaatcccagagactatgtgaccgttcaagggttatctgttatcggattaactatgtaagtgcttgcacttacttccaggattatatctggactctaagtgcatttaggctaaacaatgaccgttattaggcttctctcagaatcggtacggggagacccaatgtcgtggaaatacatatccgaatacgtaactatacaacaggtaaacagattagacgtcctgagagatcgaccctttataagacggtacgtaggcgatatcatgtcattctggactgagcactgccagtgcgtgtatctccttaatcatcaataaacgctgtgaaacgactgttggccttttacatggatcctccacccacccctacataACAATATTATATGCTCTTTAACTTCATACAAATTAGGGCAGGGAATATACCAATTTGTCCAGcctaaaaaaatggaaattttacCTAATCACATTTTTAACCTGAAAAACTAATTTCACTACGCCCAATAGAACTTTCTATATCAAATTACGAACAaactgtcaaaataaattaaccattttatttaagtaccatattacatataatatacatatataaaaatggagcGTCGGTAAATATGTTTGTAACATGTGACAGAACGTGAAACAGTATGGGGATttcgaaaaaacaaattttaatttgccaggattattaattattattatataatcgatatcgatttttattttgattttgaggCGGCAGCCTCGGGGTGGCAGCCTAGGGGCAGCAGCCTAGGGGCAGCAGCCTAGGGGCAGCAGCCTAGGGGCGGCAGCCtcaattactgtttcagttccggttcccgactTTTGCTTCAATTTCAGATCCGGATTCCcatttcagttctgattcccgattcatttttcagttccggatcccgattcttttttcagtttcggattccgattactgtttcaattccatatccggattcctttttcagttccggttcccgatccctgtttcagttccaattcccgaaTCCCGATTtttgttttagttccgattccgattaaatattactatacgtattgtaactttattttaaatcatgtattgatttgtttccgaaaccaaccgttgaaatttcaacgagcacaacactagtctaatatagtaattgatatacatatgcatatgtatgtacatagacctGAACGTTTATAAGAATAACCAAAAGCGtggattaaatataatacaagctcgaaataattttacaaatcgaTAAGTTTTACCTAATTAATAGCAGATGTTGTTTAAATCGGCATAATAAAAATTCAGTTTGTTTTCTATTTCCGGAAATATGCTGACGTTTTTTTCCGTCGTTGAACATTGTGAATTACGATTAAAACACACCGTTGTCGTTTCAGATAGACAAGTTTTCGTCGTCTAAAGGGATTACAGTCGTCGGATGAAGTTTATCCTGTCAAAGTGGCAAGCTTTCGCATTCGATAAATAATTTGTGCGAAAACAAAggcgaaatattaaatttggcaGTCCATTTATTTGAGAAATCTCGCCcggatctacatattatatataaatgtttgtataaACGTAAGTACAGAGTGTGACAGGCATCATGAAAATTGACTTATttcaatagtataatatattatttaattaccaagtatatatttatgttacagtgaaattgttACTGTcagtgaaatttaaatttcactaatgggattataatttcacttactcaaacaatataattacaaattcacttctcaatgtcagtgaatttgtaattcgaattacaacgtaacaacctaatcttaaataaataaccaaccctaacaacctaatcttaagcAAACAAAACCAAACCCTAAtttaacctaatcttaaataaataaaaccaacctaaacttaacctaacctaacctaaccttagaTAAATGAGTTTTGGCTGCTTAAATATTATGATGGGTTTGCTTCAGCATCCAGCCCCACACATGCATCATCAAGAAAagccaaattgaaaaaaatagtggacaGAAATAGACAGGAGCAGGCTTGTGTGGTTATGGGGAAGGCATATGAGCGCGATTTCGGCTTCCGAGTgggaataatttaattcaaaaactaaaaaaaggaggacacctataaggggaggtaccatttccagtcaactaaaaatttaaaaaatatatacgtagtaTCGATGAGAATTTCAGTAAAcgttcgataagactaacggtattcaaaaaatccccaaaatacacacatacattttttctggaTCATGAAactgtgatcagtgatcgattctgagttcgaatcagtcaaaatctcgagtttgaattttcgaatGATAACAAAGcgtcatatatttttactaattactaacctcttcttagttcagaatcgattttgtcgtgtgacgaagtttgggctCTTATCcgaactttgccattttgctcggtttggtcatcgatattagtggaaatgacgtccgctattacgatgatgaaaaataatcgtaatagacacttTAGAAAATACTCAATCATATTTCTTCTTGACGTCTATCGTTCGTACTGATCGTTTTAGCCTCTTAttactttatatcccttttcaccaccatctcgctatgtcagattataattgtttaaacgtctataactttttcttttttcactctatattttatacaatttgatTTATATGTTCTTATTActattacgtacatagataaagtaaaaatcaggtTAAAacagtaatatatacatagtattcaTTGAAATTGTGCAAAGATATGTCATACAAGAATTAAACACCAGCAGATATGATTTAGGTAAaaattctatttaataaaaGCGCTTTTAATTCTAAACGAATTGCTTTCGCCGAAAAAAGGTCAAGAGCCCTTTATATTATAAACGACAtcatcaaaatgaaaaataaccCAAGCCAGACAAAAACCAATTTCACCCGTATTTCTGCCGCACACTTTACTCTCCACGTCCCAATTTCAATAATAAGTACATAATAATCATTTCGAACTCTGCGACGCATACTTCTTCGCACCGAACTCTATTGGAgtaaatgtttataatttaatagcTAACGAATTTGCTAGTTAACTTGTCAAGGATGCGAATCAACTGCTTTCGTAAAACGTGTGAAGTTGACAGGGGATAAGTTACGGCACCACCCTGAGGGATGATCAACTCGAAGTCTGTCTTATGAATAAAAAACGAATAAAACTTGTGCCACAAGTCACACGGGACTCGGATCAAATTGTAGCAGACACACATGTATACAAATATCTATTGTACATTTCGTGTGTAACTATGGCAGGGTTGTGTAACGAGTCTATCGGTTTTCGACGAAACACGCTTATGGTGTTAAAGTGAGATACGGTAGGAGAATTGTGTCACCGTTTTTTCCCTGTTCTCCTTttttgtgttttgttttttatgcgCCGTGGGGAAATGGTGAGGAAAACTTTTGGAAAAGTTCATTCGACTTCTTCAAAAATGTTTTCGCCCCTTttcgtgtgtttttttttcgccGACGGAACTTTTAGTGTAAAATTGAGCCTTTAATGAAGTgttgaaatataaattgttGGCAAAATAATCGGTTTGAATCAATTGGtagatgtataggtatatacagtCTTAAATAGTATATTGCATATGTatcgctaccactaagccagcagtgtggcttaatggtagcgtgtatgtttagcaccaagtgaaaagtgggttcgatccgccatactactGGTTAGATTTCTGGGGTATTTAtgacttcaaatcgatcgtttcttatcaaagtttgccaattttatctgatcattgttgaaacggttcctcaaaattggcaaaaaatcatctttcccgttgtcacaaatcttctgtatttattgtgtgtataatttgtaaaaaatatgtacaaaatctaaatccatagatgtctcaatggattaattctgtaattaattaattaattaattgttatttcgtgttgttcagcttctggaaatacagtgatttatgttataataaaattctgcatagtttgtaattaattgcgcAGGAAGGCAcatcctgtcaagccttcctggtatatatctatgtcaaaataaaataaaataaaatatgtatgtaaatggaaTGCGTGCAAAAATAGATCATCTCTTCTGTTCATaattattatagtatttttttatatttaatccaatatttaatattc
This Arctopsyche grandis isolate Sample6627 chromosome 7, ASM5162203v2, whole genome shotgun sequence DNA region includes the following protein-coding sequences:
- the LOC143914410 gene encoding ectoderm-neural cortex protein 1-like, encoding MIEVNAKPDFAKNQTKYLYDAMGEKKFTDVIFSVGKRSFHAHIIVLAACSEFFIENRTRLNPVFAGFKYPVIDAIFKYCYTGKISIADEHYENFLSLADKLQIKNVAPRYETINEINCLEVLSLSDDPVSKKKAMSLTFDNYKTLYKTPGFLSLPDSVLDEILKSDKLRVSAEEAFDSVKLWVDYDGTNRRSELVQLLGSMKLTLLPFEFLVDKFMLFCSSYPECIEILRQTMQKSSANCQNSFKIEENDKIALIGDLHYNKANSIDVYDGKNNTWTLKEDFKFNRSRFASVLIDHWIMIIGGFMDPSENIDFNRDSGFNLLDSSQVDYIDLKDGQQHQLKPLNQSRYFFSAVTFSHNSTTDVYAIGGLKNLDSLSSVERWNSNTKNWDSNVAPLLQAVDRHSACVIGDRIYVISGETKKNRKDVSVNRTQVYSVRSNSWSYVAPMKQGRYGHSSIVIKGKLYVAGGRSYYKHELLKSVESYDVDGNLWTDYCNLPAPDSDNALCLFRDKLLLIGGYTNGVWELDVSNITWKKLKSLSTNRGTCNAFVIPYDSKI